One Bacillus sp. 1780r2a1 DNA segment encodes these proteins:
- the pbp4b gene encoding penicillin binding protein PBP4B, whose amino-acid sequence MKKTYAVLSLAGLLALASSPLSASANIHSETSVHQDISHPINHSVLKKAKPEEVGMSSAKLREVDAMIEQEIKSGFPGAVLLVVKNGKVVKNTAYGYAKKYNGSTLLKHPEKMKEDTMFDLASNTKMYAVNFALQKLVSEGKLNLNEKVQTYLSDFKDQPEDVIKGKNQMKVIDLLHHSGGFPPDPQYFHPKASALYSQDRAKTINLISKTPLQYEPGTKNVYSDVDYMLLGIIVERITNQRLDYYVENEIYRPLGLKHTLFNPLQKGFKSKNFAATELQGNTRDGVISFPNVRTYTLQGEVHDEKAYYSMGGISGHAGLFSTTNDLAVLLQVMLNGGGYGRQRLFDEKTIQVFTEPSPMNSTYALGWRRNGDESMEWMFGPHASRDAIGHTGWVGTVTIIDREKDLGIVLLTNKKHSPLVNPSENPNRFEGDVFETGQYGSVITGVYEAIK is encoded by the coding sequence ATGAAAAAAACGTACGCAGTATTATCTCTAGCAGGGCTACTTGCCCTAGCAAGCAGCCCTTTATCTGCATCTGCTAATATTCATTCAGAAACATCTGTTCATCAAGATATATCTCACCCTATCAATCACTCAGTGTTAAAAAAAGCTAAACCTGAGGAGGTCGGAATGTCGTCTGCAAAGCTAAGAGAAGTGGATGCCATGATTGAACAAGAAATTAAAAGTGGCTTTCCAGGTGCCGTATTATTGGTTGTGAAAAATGGTAAGGTTGTGAAAAATACTGCTTATGGTTATGCTAAAAAATATAATGGTTCCACACTACTAAAACATCCTGAAAAAATGAAGGAAGATACAATGTTTGATTTAGCTTCTAATACGAAAATGTATGCGGTAAATTTTGCTCTCCAAAAGCTAGTTAGCGAAGGGAAACTGAATTTAAATGAAAAGGTTCAAACATACCTATCAGACTTTAAAGACCAGCCAGAAGATGTTATTAAAGGAAAGAATCAAATGAAAGTGATTGATTTACTGCATCATAGCGGGGGATTTCCGCCAGACCCACAATACTTCCATCCAAAAGCCAGTGCTTTATACTCCCAGGACAGAGCAAAAACTATAAACTTAATTTCCAAAACACCTCTTCAATACGAGCCGGGAACAAAGAACGTATACAGCGACGTTGACTATATGCTCCTTGGCATTATTGTTGAGAGAATTACCAATCAGCGTTTAGATTATTACGTAGAAAATGAAATTTATCGACCATTGGGCTTAAAGCATACACTGTTTAATCCGCTACAAAAAGGGTTTAAGTCTAAAAACTTTGCGGCAACTGAACTACAGGGTAATACGCGAGATGGTGTTATAAGTTTTCCGAATGTTCGAACATATACATTGCAAGGAGAAGTTCATGACGAAAAAGCATACTATTCAATGGGAGGTATTTCGGGACACGCTGGTTTGTTCTCAACAACAAATGATTTAGCTGTTTTATTACAAGTAATGTTAAACGGGGGAGGATATGGTCGCCAGCGATTATTTGATGAGAAAACCATTCAAGTCTTTACAGAGCCATCACCTATGAATTCTACGTATGCGCTTGGGTGGAGAAGAAATGGGGATGAAAGCATGGAATGGATGTTTGGTCCTCATGCAAGTCGAGATGCAATTGGTCATACTGGTTGGGTTGGTACGGTTACCATTATCGACCGTGAAAAAGATTTAGGTATTGTTTTATTAACGAATAAGAAACATTCACCACTTGTTAATCCTTCGGAAAATCCGAATCGCTTTGAAGGAGACGTGTTTGAAACTGGTCAATATGGAAGCGTTATAACAGGCGTTTACGAAGCCATTAAATAG
- a CDS encoding MFS transporter, translated as MIINKKKMILFAVSIMIAALNMRPAINSISPILQELTSALQMNASTASLLTAVPVLCMGVFSPLAAGLGQKFGLERIIGYALCLIGLGTVLRFFTYSTSFLIMTSLIAGIGIAAMGPLLSGFIKKYFNEHVPFMISLYTAALTAGAVAASWLSVSIYESTNSWRVTLSIWVLFAIIAIPVWWHWILKNSKASSNLSIHEEVKPIPWNSKRAWLLTLSFGCMAMIFYSATAWIAPLIESQGYSKQYAASILTLFTATQIPVGFLLPVLLKKVTSRLFWLWFAAGMEALGLLLLALEVVPWVGAIFIGIGAGTLFPLNLLLPIDLSKNADEAAGLSAMTQSAGYIIGALGPIIIGTLVDLTGQFYSTYVFLLVVIFIMSIIQWFAMRSVARHRG; from the coding sequence TTGATTATTAATAAAAAGAAAATGATTTTATTTGCTGTTTCCATTATGATTGCAGCACTGAATATGAGGCCAGCCATTAATTCAATTTCCCCTATTTTACAGGAGCTTACATCAGCGCTTCAAATGAATGCATCTACGGCCAGCCTTTTGACAGCTGTGCCTGTATTGTGTATGGGGGTGTTTTCCCCACTTGCTGCAGGTTTGGGTCAAAAATTTGGGCTAGAGCGTATTATTGGATATGCACTTTGCTTGATTGGACTTGGAACAGTTTTGCGTTTTTTTACATATTCAACCAGTTTTTTAATTATGACCTCCCTTATAGCAGGGATAGGCATTGCTGCTATGGGGCCGCTTTTGTCTGGCTTTATAAAAAAATATTTTAATGAGCATGTACCTTTTATGATTAGCCTTTATACAGCTGCATTGACAGCGGGAGCAGTGGCCGCTTCATGGCTTTCAGTTTCAATTTATGAAAGCACAAATTCTTGGAGAGTGACGTTGAGTATTTGGGTACTATTTGCTATCATAGCTATTCCGGTTTGGTGGCACTGGATTTTGAAGAATAGCAAAGCTTCCTCTAATCTTTCGATACACGAAGAAGTAAAGCCAATTCCTTGGAATAGCAAACGTGCGTGGTTACTAACATTATCTTTTGGCTGTATGGCGATGATCTTTTATTCAGCAACAGCATGGATTGCTCCATTAATTGAATCTCAAGGCTATTCGAAGCAGTACGCTGCAAGTATTCTGACGCTCTTTACGGCAACTCAAATTCCAGTAGGATTTTTATTACCAGTTTTACTAAAAAAAGTGACGTCACGCCTTTTTTGGCTCTGGTTTGCTGCTGGGATGGAAGCGTTAGGTCTACTTTTATTAGCTCTTGAAGTTGTTCCGTGGGTGGGCGCAATCTTTATTGGTATCGGTGCTGGAACGCTATTTCCGCTAAACTTGCTATTGCCCATTGATTTATCCAAAAATGCTGATGAAGCTGCCGGCTTGTCAGCAATGACCCAGTCAGCTGGCTATATCATCGGCGCATTGGGGCCAATTATCATCGGAACTTTAGTTGATTTAACTGGTCAATTTTACTCTACGTATGTTTTTTTACTCGTTGTAATATTTATAATGAGTATTATTCAGTGGTTCGCTATGAGGTCAGTTGCTAGACATAGAGGATAG
- a CDS encoding ring-cleaving dioxygenase, with amino-acid sequence MNELKGIHHVTAITSSAEKNYEFFTYVLGMRLVKKTVNQDDIQTYHLFFADDKGSAGTDMTFFDFPGIPKGSHGTNEIFKTSFRVPNNEALQYWEKRFNRLGVHHGGIQELFGKKILSFVDFDDQQYQLISDEGNAGVASGTPWQKGPIPLEYAITGLGPIFVRVANFDFFKEVLEKVLLFRQVDQKGDLYLFEVGEGGNGAQVVVEHNTTLPEGIQGYGTVHHVAFRVNDRQVLEEWIDRLASFRFPTSGYVDRHFFESLYARVSPGILFEFATDGPGFMGDEEYETLGEKLSLPPFLEPKREQIEKLVRPIETVRSTKIFEKEYE; translated from the coding sequence ATGAATGAATTAAAAGGTATTCATCACGTGACAGCTATTACGAGTAGTGCTGAAAAAAATTATGAGTTTTTCACGTATGTACTAGGGATGCGCTTGGTGAAAAAAACAGTCAACCAGGACGATATTCAAACCTATCATTTGTTTTTTGCAGATGATAAAGGAAGTGCTGGAACTGATATGACGTTTTTTGACTTCCCAGGAATTCCAAAAGGATCTCATGGTACGAATGAAATTTTTAAAACATCATTTCGTGTTCCAAACAATGAAGCACTTCAATATTGGGAAAAGCGATTTAATCGTTTAGGTGTTCATCACGGTGGTATTCAAGAACTATTCGGAAAGAAAATTTTATCTTTTGTGGACTTTGATGATCAGCAATACCAATTAATTTCTGATGAAGGAAATGCGGGAGTAGCCTCTGGCACACCTTGGCAAAAGGGCCCGATTCCATTAGAATACGCAATTACTGGACTTGGTCCAATCTTTGTACGCGTTGCTAATTTCGATTTCTTCAAGGAAGTATTAGAGAAAGTATTATTATTCCGACAAGTAGACCAAAAAGGTGACTTGTATTTATTTGAAGTTGGAGAAGGTGGAAACGGTGCTCAAGTAGTCGTTGAACATAATACAACTTTACCAGAAGGTATTCAAGGATACGGAACCGTTCACCACGTAGCGTTTCGAGTGAATGATCGTCAAGTGCTTGAAGAGTGGATTGATCGACTTGCAAGCTTTAGATTTCCAACATCAGGCTATGTGGATCGTCACTTCTTTGAATCTTTATATGCTCGCGTTTCTCCTGGTATTTTATTTGAATTTGCAACCGATGGTCCAGGATTTATGGGAGATGAAGAGTATGAAACATTAGGTGAAAAACTTTCACTTCCTCCATTTTTAGAGCCTAAACGTGAACAAATTGAAAAGCTTGTACGACCAATTGAAACAGTTCGTAGTACAAAAATATTTGAGAAAGAGTATGAGTAA
- a CDS encoding LysE family transporter has translation MAAVNRWPFLCYLGVQTFRSRPAEKAAVAQKSTQLFESFFSILILTVTNPMTVLFFIGIFSGIGLSNESFSLPSALQMVVGVFIGSGLWWLSLSLGVGIFKSAFTPQRLSWINKLSGYIIVGFGLWSLLQLIL, from the coding sequence ATGGCTGCAGTTAATCGGTGGCCTTTTTTATGTTATTTAGGGGTACAAACATTTCGTTCTCGACCTGCAGAAAAAGCTGCTGTTGCACAAAAAAGCACACAGCTGTTTGAATCCTTCTTTTCTATATTAATTCTTACTGTTACAAATCCAATGACGGTCCTGTTTTTTATCGGTATTTTTTCAGGTATCGGTTTAAGTAATGAATCGTTTTCATTACCTAGCGCGTTGCAAATGGTTGTTGGAGTCTTTATCGGTTCAGGATTATGGTGGCTGTCACTTAGCCTAGGAGTTGGCATATTTAAATCAGCATTCACGCCTCAAAGGCTAAGCTGGATAAACAAGTTATCCGGCTATATTATAGTAGGATTTGGACTATGGAGTTTATTGCAGCTTATTCTATAA
- the map gene encoding type I methionyl aminopeptidase — MIVRTEEEKQGLMKIGKILAEIRDTLVKETKPGVTTGELDELAKELFEKHGAISAPKELFDFPGYSCISVNEEVAHGIPGKRVIKEGDLVNIDVSGSKDGYFADTGISFVVGDNNKFLEKLCKATKEVFDEGLKKFKAGGKLSNVGRAVHNSARKRGYTVITNLTGHGVGHSLRDKPDHVHNYYEPRDRTLLKDGMVIAYEPFVSTNAEEAYQLDDGWTLATNDGSFVAQIEHTIIVTKGQPIVVTE; from the coding sequence GTGATAGTACGTACTGAAGAAGAAAAGCAAGGCTTAATGAAAATTGGAAAGATCCTTGCTGAGATAAGAGATACGTTAGTAAAAGAAACGAAGCCTGGAGTTACAACAGGTGAACTAGATGAACTAGCTAAAGAACTTTTTGAAAAACATGGAGCAATTTCTGCCCCAAAGGAATTATTTGATTTTCCAGGCTATTCTTGTATTAGTGTAAACGAAGAGGTAGCTCACGGCATTCCTGGAAAGCGCGTGATTAAAGAGGGAGATCTTGTTAATATTGATGTTTCAGGCTCTAAGGACGGTTATTTTGCTGATACGGGTATTTCATTTGTTGTTGGAGACAATAATAAGTTTTTGGAGAAGCTTTGTAAAGCAACAAAAGAAGTATTTGATGAGGGACTGAAAAAGTTTAAAGCTGGCGGTAAGCTTAGTAATGTTGGGCGAGCTGTTCATAACAGTGCGCGAAAACGTGGATACACGGTTATTACAAACCTAACGGGTCACGGGGTAGGACATTCACTTCGCGATAAACCAGATCACGTTCATAACTACTATGAACCAAGAGACCGCACTCTTTTAAAAGATGGAATGGTTATTGCGTATGAACCGTTTGTATCAACAAATGCTGAAGAAGCATATCAGTTGGATGACGGCTGGACGCTAGCGACAAATGACGGGAGCTTTGTTGCACAAATTGAACATACGATTATTGTGACAAAAGGTCAACCAATTGTTGTAACAGAATAA
- a CDS encoding DUF3278 domain-containing protein: MKDSWLSYVLPNDEYKAQKVVYFLGEGSLLMCVSCGILVVGTHSLPEWNLPAQWIAGVPILLFVAYVFIRYIFSGIEYANVMSEDAFKKEKKRIMVRSASFMIIFSVLYLVSVGLQLLGEQLFDFMIVVFAGLFIFLAEYTSLKRSYLKNKELLD, encoded by the coding sequence ATGAAAGATTCGTGGTTATCATATGTGCTTCCTAACGATGAGTACAAAGCTCAAAAAGTGGTTTATTTTCTAGGTGAAGGCTCGTTGTTGATGTGTGTTTCATGTGGTATCTTAGTCGTAGGAACCCACTCTCTACCAGAATGGAATCTGCCAGCTCAGTGGATTGCAGGGGTACCTATCTTACTGTTTGTAGCGTACGTATTTATTCGATATATTTTTTCTGGGATTGAGTATGCAAATGTAATGTCTGAAGATGCGTTTAAAAAAGAAAAAAAGCGAATCATGGTAAGGTCAGCGAGTTTTATGATCATCTTTTCAGTGCTCTATCTTGTTTCTGTAGGTCTGCAGTTACTTGGTGAACAGCTGTTTGACTTCATGATCGTTGTATTTGCAGGTTTATTCATTTTTCTAGCCGAATACACCTCGTTAAAACGCTCCTATTTAAAAAACAAAGAACTCTTAGATTAA
- a CDS encoding helix-turn-helix transcriptional regulator: MKNKVKFARIEKGITQADLAQKVNVTRQTIGLIEKGKYNPTLQLCVNIAKELDKTLNDLFWEEE, from the coding sequence TTGAAAAATAAAGTTAAATTTGCCCGCATTGAAAAAGGAATAACACAGGCAGACCTTGCACAAAAAGTAAATGTAACAAGGCAAACAATTGGATTAATTGAAAAAGGTAAATATAATCCTACCCTTCAGCTCTGCGTTAATATTGCAAAAGAACTTGACAAAACGTTAAATGATTTGTTTTGGGAGGAGGAATAA
- a CDS encoding HAD-IIIA family hydrolase: MAPCIQAVFIDRDGTIGGDDTVHYPKDFTLFSFSLKTIHLLKEHNIKLFAFTNQPGISSGEATKNEFINELTSFGFDDFCICPHHHTAGCTCRKPSIGMLIEAARKHQLDLSKCVVIGDRWSDIEAGRKVGATTILVQTGAGKQSLAEHKHKQTKDFPHYVATNLEEAAKWLITASFY; the protein is encoded by the coding sequence ATGGCTCCGTGTATTCAAGCAGTTTTTATTGATCGTGATGGCACAATAGGAGGCGACGATACAGTTCATTACCCAAAAGACTTTACGTTGTTTTCTTTTTCATTAAAAACCATTCATTTATTAAAAGAGCACAATATTAAACTATTTGCTTTTACCAACCAGCCTGGAATTTCAAGCGGAGAAGCAACCAAAAATGAGTTTATAAACGAATTGACTTCATTTGGGTTTGACGACTTTTGCATTTGTCCCCATCATCACACTGCGGGATGCACATGCAGAAAGCCGAGTATCGGCATGCTTATAGAAGCTGCCCGTAAGCATCAGTTAGACTTATCAAAATGTGTGGTAATTGGAGATCGGTGGTCGGACATTGAAGCTGGAAGGAAAGTAGGAGCAACAACAATTTTAGTGCAGACAGGTGCAGGAAAACAATCACTTGCTGAGCATAAGCATAAACAAACGAAAGACTTTCCTCATTATGTTGCTACAAATTTAGAAGAAGCTGCAAAGTGGCTCATTACAGCTTCGTTCTATTGA
- a CDS encoding hemolysin family protein yields the protein MITLNLLLVALLIGLTAFFVAAEFAIVKLRSSKVDQLIAEGRRGALAAQRVTTHLDEYLSACQLGITITALGLGWLGEPTVEKILNPIFADFGFSSTLSHLLSFAIAFAIVTFLHVVVGELAPKTVAIQKAETVTLLLAPALIWFYRLMYPFIWLLNGSARILVGLFGLKPASEHEIAHSEEELRIILSESYEGGEINQAEYKYVNNIFEFDNRVAREIMVPRTEMIVVSNEDTIEEFLKIAVEERYTRYPIVAEGDKDQIIGLINLKEVLNDVVIHNHLKQEKVERYMKPIIQVIESIPIHDLLLTMQKNRTQMAALIDEYGGTSGLVTIEDILEEIVGEIQDEFDAEEVQEVRRVSDNHYLLNAKVLVQEVNDLLGIHLEEEEVDTIGGWILTQKTDIELHDCIVYEGYEFKVNDVDGLQIKEVEVMKLQEDVAEV from the coding sequence TTGATTACACTTAATTTACTATTAGTTGCGCTTTTAATTGGTTTAACCGCGTTCTTCGTAGCGGCTGAGTTTGCCATTGTAAAACTTCGTAGTTCAAAGGTCGATCAGCTGATTGCTGAAGGGCGCAGAGGGGCACTTGCAGCCCAAAGGGTAACCACACATCTTGACGAGTATCTATCTGCCTGTCAGTTAGGTATAACAATTACAGCGTTAGGGTTAGGTTGGTTAGGAGAGCCGACTGTTGAGAAAATCTTAAATCCAATCTTTGCTGATTTTGGTTTTTCATCAACTCTGTCACATTTATTATCCTTTGCAATTGCCTTTGCCATTGTTACGTTCCTGCACGTTGTAGTAGGAGAACTAGCTCCGAAAACAGTTGCTATTCAAAAAGCAGAAACGGTAACACTGTTATTAGCGCCAGCTCTTATTTGGTTTTATCGTTTAATGTATCCTTTCATCTGGTTATTAAATGGATCAGCACGTATTTTAGTTGGTCTTTTCGGACTAAAGCCAGCTTCTGAACATGAAATTGCGCATAGCGAAGAAGAGCTTCGTATTATTTTGTCAGAAAGCTATGAAGGTGGAGAAATTAACCAAGCCGAATATAAATATGTAAATAATATATTTGAATTCGATAATCGCGTTGCACGTGAAATTATGGTGCCAAGAACAGAGATGATTGTGGTATCCAATGAAGATACAATAGAAGAATTTTTAAAAATAGCAGTAGAAGAACGCTATACGCGTTATCCAATTGTAGCAGAAGGAGATAAAGATCAAATCATTGGCCTAATTAACCTGAAAGAAGTTTTAAATGATGTGGTCATCCACAACCACTTAAAGCAAGAGAAGGTTGAGCGATATATGAAGCCAATTATTCAGGTTATTGAATCTATTCCAATTCACGACTTACTGTTAACAATGCAGAAGAATCGTACGCAAATGGCTGCTTTAATTGATGAATACGGCGGTACGTCTGGACTTGTTACAATTGAAGATATTCTTGAAGAAATCGTTGGAGAAATTCAAGATGAATTTGATGCTGAAGAAGTTCAAGAAGTTCGTAGAGTATCAGATAATCACTACCTTTTAAATGCCAAAGTTCTAGTTCAAGAGGTAAATGACTTATTAGGCATTCATCTCGAAGAAGAAGAAGTTGATACAATTGGTGGTTGGATTTTAACGCAAAAAACTGATATTGAGCTTCATGATTGTATCGTTTACGAGGGATATGAGTTTAAGGTGAATGATGTAGACGGATTGCAAATAAAAGAAGTAGAAGTAATGAAGTTGCAAGAAGACGTAGCTGAAGTATAA
- the ggt gene encoding gamma-glutamyltransferase: MKVLKSFFAIMLVFSVIAPVGSAEVPGVNRSMKQGATKGLVSVSHPLAAKVGKEVLENGGNAVDAAVAIQLSLNVVEPMMSGIGGGGFMMIYDEKENDIEMIDGREMAPANVTSKLFLDEKGKPVPFSKRHTTGKAVGVPGTAKVLEQALADHGTMTFEKLIEPAIKQADKGVKVNWSMAQYINENKSKLKNNKAAAEIFLQNGEPLEEGDLLLQKDLAKTFRILQEDGPAAFYEGDIAKALAEEVQAKEGTMTEEDLKNYTVKKREPVATTYRGYDVISAAPPSSGGLTVLQILKLMEGYDVKKMGANSPQYLHYLTEAMHLAYADRAAYMADEDFYAVPKEGLLNEEYLNERRKLINKNRSTPEVKEGDPWKYQGGEKEKKEVVKEETPIGQTTHFSVVDKWGNMVSYTTTIEQVFGSGIMVPGYGFMLNNEMTDFDATPGGVNEVEPGKRPRSSMSPTFLGKDGKPFMAIGSPGGPTIIASVAETIMNVVDHEMPIQEAILTPRIYSAAYPTVRWEPDIDQNTRLELMAKGHAFEETAQHIGNVQAAILDRETGKMYGGADNTREGTVLGVDRFSYKAKQPKPIQEQKEGPFTVKVNNVKYPYTHDQLKLIDGKPYVQADKLLLGLGLLKTSDLKLYKPTKHSYLPAATTAVGAGFEVKWDEKKKELSLERDPVEIDNPIDDEDGDIITN; the protein is encoded by the coding sequence ATGAAGGTGTTAAAAAGTTTTTTTGCTATTATGCTAGTCTTTAGTGTTATTGCACCAGTAGGATCTGCAGAAGTGCCAGGAGTGAATCGCTCGATGAAGCAAGGAGCGACGAAAGGCCTTGTGTCTGTGTCACACCCTTTAGCAGCTAAAGTAGGGAAAGAAGTGTTAGAAAATGGTGGTAACGCCGTCGATGCAGCCGTAGCTATTCAGCTTTCTTTAAACGTTGTTGAGCCAATGATGTCAGGTATTGGTGGCGGCGGATTTATGATGATTTACGATGAGAAAGAAAACGATATTGAAATGATTGACGGTCGTGAAATGGCGCCAGCTAATGTAACATCGAAATTGTTCTTAGATGAAAAAGGAAAGCCTGTACCTTTTAGCAAGAGACACACAACTGGAAAGGCAGTTGGAGTTCCTGGTACAGCAAAAGTATTAGAACAAGCCCTTGCAGATCATGGGACAATGACATTTGAAAAGCTAATTGAACCAGCTATTAAACAAGCGGATAAAGGTGTTAAGGTCAATTGGTCGATGGCACAGTATATTAATGAAAATAAGTCGAAGTTGAAAAATAATAAAGCAGCAGCCGAAATTTTCCTTCAAAATGGCGAACCCCTTGAAGAAGGAGATTTACTCCTACAAAAAGATCTTGCTAAAACGTTTAGAATTTTACAAGAGGATGGTCCTGCAGCTTTTTATGAAGGAGATATTGCGAAAGCTTTAGCTGAAGAAGTACAAGCTAAAGAAGGAACGATGACTGAAGAAGATTTGAAAAATTATACAGTTAAGAAAAGAGAGCCTGTAGCTACTACATACAGAGGTTATGATGTTATTAGTGCAGCACCGCCAAGCTCAGGTGGATTAACGGTGTTACAAATTTTAAAGCTGATGGAAGGTTATGATGTTAAAAAAATGGGAGCAAACTCTCCTCAGTACCTTCATTATTTAACAGAAGCGATGCACTTAGCGTACGCAGATCGCGCAGCTTATATGGCTGACGAAGATTTTTACGCTGTACCTAAAGAAGGCTTACTAAACGAAGAATATTTAAATGAGCGTCGTAAGCTTATTAACAAAAATCGTTCAACACCTGAGGTGAAAGAAGGAGATCCTTGGAAGTATCAAGGTGGGGAGAAAGAAAAGAAAGAAGTCGTGAAAGAAGAAACGCCAATCGGACAAACCACCCATTTTTCAGTAGTAGATAAGTGGGGAAATATGGTTTCGTATACAACTACTATTGAACAAGTATTTGGGTCAGGTATTATGGTACCTGGATATGGCTTTATGCTTAATAATGAAATGACGGACTTTGATGCAACACCAGGTGGAGTTAACGAAGTAGAGCCAGGCAAGCGACCACGGAGCAGTATGTCCCCAACATTTTTAGGAAAAGATGGAAAGCCGTTTATGGCAATTGGTTCACCAGGAGGCCCAACAATTATTGCATCAGTCGCTGAAACAATTATGAATGTTGTAGATCACGAGATGCCTATTCAAGAAGCAATTTTAACACCGCGTATTTATTCAGCAGCTTATCCAACCGTTAGATGGGAGCCTGATATTGATCAAAATACGCGATTAGAACTAATGGCTAAAGGGCATGCTTTTGAAGAAACAGCGCAGCATATTGGAAATGTCCAAGCAGCTATTCTCGATCGAGAAACCGGAAAGATGTACGGTGGGGCTGACAACACGCGCGAAGGAACCGTTTTAGGAGTGGATCGCTTTTCCTATAAAGCAAAACAGCCCAAGCCAATTCAAGAACAAAAAGAGGGGCCGTTCACAGTAAAAGTGAATAATGTCAAGTACCCATATACGCATGACCAGCTTAAGCTCATCGATGGCAAGCCTTATGTACAAGCTGATAAACTGCTACTTGGTTTGGGGCTTTTAAAAACGAGCGATTTGAAGCTGTATAAGCCAACGAAACACTCCTACTTACCGGCTGCTACTACTGCAGTAGGAGCAGGATTTGAAGTGAAGTGGGACGAAAAGAAAAAAGAGCTTTCTTTAGAGAGGGACCCTGTAGAAATTGATAATCCAATTGATGATGAAGATGGAGACATTATCACGAACTAA
- a CDS encoding MFS transporter, whose product MIYLLKVEKAYRSLFLAGIVNGVGDRFSQVALLALLLEYTESGLAVGTALGIRVLPFLFFGPLGGALADRFSKPMILIVTDLIRIPFALAFIWVNDSSMIWLVYVSTFVLAAGEAIYAPTRKALIPTVIHSNRIVKVNSLEQVLLGIVLVGGSLIGGFASFYIGSDVTFILNACSFLFASLIVYKLVDRGGQQVNSKPTESITISAVYSIITSSVALILVFCFELFVPIFNGIDNVLISVYAVQEFNIESWGVGLFYGGLGMGLMLSFIVANRIRKYLLICGLVSLGVEGIFLMMISNTYSWQLAFCFYLVLAFFSGISNACLDSVVMRVTPLQHQGKVFGMFTTISNVTLGLSMFGAGLLLTVIDSRTLGLIGGMGYVIISVGLVCIYIIRTLKQKKTPLI is encoded by the coding sequence ATGATTTATTTATTAAAAGTTGAGAAAGCATATCGAAGTTTATTTTTAGCAGGGATTGTGAACGGAGTAGGAGATCGTTTCAGCCAAGTAGCGTTGTTAGCTTTGCTTTTAGAATATACGGAATCTGGCCTAGCAGTAGGTACAGCACTTGGCATTAGGGTTCTTCCGTTTCTTTTTTTTGGCCCCTTAGGAGGAGCGCTTGCGGATCGTTTTTCAAAGCCAATGATTTTAATTGTTACAGACCTCATTCGAATTCCGTTTGCTTTAGCTTTTATATGGGTAAACGATTCTTCAATGATTTGGCTTGTTTATGTAAGTACGTTTGTATTAGCAGCGGGAGAAGCTATCTATGCTCCTACAAGAAAGGCTTTAATACCTACTGTTATTCATTCGAACCGTATTGTAAAGGTTAATAGTTTAGAGCAAGTATTATTAGGAATTGTATTAGTTGGTGGCTCTCTTATTGGTGGCTTTGCTTCTTTTTATATAGGAAGTGATGTCACGTTTATATTAAATGCGTGTTCTTTTTTATTTGCCAGTTTAATTGTATACAAACTAGTAGATAGAGGTGGACAACAAGTAAATTCGAAACCAACAGAATCCATTACAATTTCTGCTGTTTATTCAATTATTACGTCTTCGGTAGCTTTAATTTTGGTTTTTTGCTTTGAACTTTTTGTACCTATCTTTAATGGAATTGATAACGTACTCATTAGCGTGTATGCTGTTCAAGAATTTAACATAGAAAGCTGGGGGGTAGGCTTGTTTTACGGAGGACTTGGGATGGGGCTAATGCTTAGCTTTATTGTGGCGAATCGAATCCGAAAATATCTGTTGATTTGTGGATTAGTCTCTCTTGGAGTAGAAGGCATTTTCTTAATGATGATAAGTAACACCTATTCCTGGCAGCTAGCGTTTTGCTTTTATTTGGTTCTAGCATTCTTTTCAGGTATTAGCAATGCTTGTCTGGATTCAGTTGTTATGAGAGTGACGCCTTTACAACATCAAGGAAAGGTATTTGGTATGTTTACAACCATTTCCAACGTAACTCTGGGTTTATCTATGTTTGGAGCAGGCTTATTATTGACAGTAATAGATAGTCGAACACTTGGATTAATTGGTGGGATGGGATATGTAATCATCAGTGTAGGGTTAGTATGTATTTATATCATAAGGACTCTTAAGCAAAAAAAAACTCCTTTAATATAA